A region of Streptomyces sp. TG1A-60 DNA encodes the following proteins:
- a CDS encoding ABC transporter permease, producing the protein MTTATAAGRVVPGPRALGAHGLATVRRQPLIVVLALLVLVFQLSTGSFLDPGNLRGIATDAAALAIVAVPLALLVISGYLDLSVGSTLALGALTAGWLAGEQSLSPVVAVLGALAVGAAVGAVNGVLCCYLGLSPFIVTLGMLAAVRGLAQQLFPLPLSGFGDGFAWLGGARIAGIAAPVVIAAAVLVAGALFLAYTPTGRHVFAIGVNREAAYLSGIDVRRTPFALFLVTGAAAALAGAIKASVLDSVVAGTSGAGFELTVLTAVLLGGVALSGGSGSVLGVLLGVLFLGCLQNGLTLLSVPTFWQQMAQGVALVAGAALAYFGPRPNR; encoded by the coding sequence ATGACCACCGCGACCGCCGCCGGACGTGTCGTTCCCGGCCCGCGCGCGCTCGGCGCACACGGGCTGGCGACGGTGCGGCGCCAGCCTCTGATCGTCGTTCTCGCCCTGCTGGTGCTGGTGTTCCAGTTGTCCACGGGCAGCTTCCTCGACCCGGGCAATCTGCGGGGGATCGCCACCGACGCCGCCGCCCTCGCGATCGTCGCCGTACCGCTGGCCCTGCTGGTCATCAGCGGCTACCTGGATCTGTCGGTGGGCTCGACGCTGGCGCTCGGGGCGCTGACTGCGGGCTGGCTCGCGGGTGAGCAGAGCCTGTCGCCCGTGGTCGCCGTCCTCGGGGCGCTGGCGGTCGGCGCGGCGGTCGGTGCCGTGAACGGGGTGCTGTGCTGCTACCTGGGGCTGTCGCCGTTCATCGTGACGCTGGGCATGCTGGCGGCCGTACGCGGGCTGGCGCAGCAGCTCTTCCCGTTGCCGCTGAGCGGATTCGGCGACGGTTTCGCGTGGCTGGGCGGGGCGCGGATCGCCGGAATCGCGGCGCCCGTGGTCATCGCCGCCGCCGTGCTCGTCGCCGGGGCGCTGTTCCTGGCGTACACCCCGACCGGGCGGCATGTGTTCGCGATCGGGGTCAACCGGGAGGCCGCGTACCTCTCCGGCATCGACGTCCGCCGTACGCCGTTCGCCCTGTTCCTGGTCACGGGCGCCGCCGCCGCGCTGGCCGGGGCGATCAAGGCGTCCGTGCTGGACAGCGTGGTCGCGGGCACCTCCGGCGCGGGCTTCGAGCTGACGGTGCTCACGGCGGTGCTGCTGGGCGGCGTCGCGCTGAGCGGCGGCTCCGGTTCGGTTCTCGGTGTCCTGCTCGGCGTGCTGTTCCTGGGTTGCCTGCAGAACGGGCTGACACTGCTGAGCGTGCCGACGTTCTGGCAGCAGATGGCCCAGGGCGTGGCCCTGGTGGCGGGCGCCGCGCTCGCGTACTTCGGCCCACGCCCGAACCGGTGA
- a CDS encoding ISKra4 family transposase: MAVAELAFAASRGLFEQVATDLTSPDAAALTHSGLEDLLAARMREVTRQLFQDHLDLRAVREQRADPVVDAAGVERTRIERGRRRILATVFGKVTTTRIAYRATGSADLHLSDAALNMPAGMHSLGLARLAATESARGSFAEAVDRVNVLTGAGIGHRQVQELAVAAAADIDAFYQALVPEPCTDATLLVLSTDGKGVVIRPEALREATAKAAAAKNGNKMATRLAPGEKNGRKRMATLGTVYDAEPAVRGIDDIITDPADPVKERRPGPKARSKWLCGSVNDTAEQVITAVFDQAEARDPEHRRTWVVLVDGARHQLDLIRAEAGRRNVTVHIVIDIIHVLAYLWGAAHCLHPAGDLAAETWVAGHARTILAGGSEQAAATISAAADDAGLRPGSRKGIDDAVGYLKNKAACLRYDTALSEGFPIATGIIEGACRHLVKDRLDITGARWGLPGAEAVLKLRALRSNGDFDTYWAWHETQEFTRNHQARYRDTLIPAA, encoded by the coding sequence CTGGCGGTGGCCGAGCTCGCGTTCGCCGCCTCCCGCGGCCTGTTCGAGCAGGTCGCCACGGATCTGACGTCGCCGGACGCCGCCGCGTTGACGCATTCAGGGCTGGAGGACCTGCTCGCGGCGCGGATGCGCGAGGTGACCCGGCAGCTGTTCCAGGACCATCTGGATCTGCGCGCGGTGCGCGAGCAGCGGGCCGATCCGGTGGTCGATGCGGCCGGTGTCGAGCGCACCCGGATCGAGCGGGGCCGGAGGCGGATCCTGGCCACGGTGTTCGGGAAGGTCACAACGACCCGGATCGCCTACCGAGCCACCGGCTCGGCCGATCTGCACCTGTCCGACGCCGCACTGAACATGCCTGCCGGGATGCACAGCCTGGGGCTGGCCCGGCTCGCCGCGACCGAGTCCGCCCGCGGCTCCTTCGCCGAGGCGGTCGACCGCGTCAACGTGCTGACCGGCGCCGGCATCGGCCACCGGCAGGTCCAGGAACTCGCCGTGGCCGCCGCGGCCGACATCGACGCGTTCTACCAGGCCCTGGTGCCCGAGCCGTGCACCGACGCCACGCTGCTGGTGCTGTCCACCGACGGCAAGGGCGTGGTGATAAGGCCCGAGGCGCTGCGCGAAGCCACCGCGAAAGCCGCCGCAGCCAAAAACGGCAACAAGATGGCGACCAGGCTCGCGCCCGGCGAGAAGAACGGCCGCAAACGGATGGCCACCCTGGGCACCGTCTACGACGCCGAGCCCGCCGTCCGCGGCATCGACGACATCATCACCGACCCCGCCGACCCCGTGAAGGAGCGTCGCCCGGGCCCGAAAGCCAGGTCCAAGTGGCTGTGCGGCTCGGTGAACGACACCGCCGAGCAGGTCATCACCGCGGTGTTCGACCAGGCCGAAGCCCGCGACCCCGAGCACCGCCGGACCTGGGTCGTGCTGGTCGACGGCGCCCGGCATCAGCTCGACCTCATCCGAGCCGAGGCCGGACGCCGGAACGTCACCGTGCACATCGTCATCGACATCATCCACGTGCTCGCATACCTGTGGGGCGCCGCGCACTGCCTGCACCCGGCCGGCGACCTCGCAGCCGAGACCTGGGTCGCCGGACACGCCCGGACCATCCTGGCCGGAGGCTCCGAGCAGGCCGCGGCCACGATCAGCGCCGCCGCCGACGATGCCGGGCTCAGGCCCGGCTCGCGCAAGGGCATCGACGACGCCGTCGGCTACCTGAAGAACAAGGCCGCCTGCCTGCGCTACGACACCGCGCTGAGCGAAGGCTTCCCGATCGCCACCGGGATCATCGAGGGGGCGTGCCGCCACCTGGTCAAAGACCGCCTCGACATCACCGGAGCCCGCTGGGGCCTCCCCGGCGCCGAAGCCGTCCTGAAACTCCGTGCCCTGCGCAGCAACGGCGACTTCGACACCTACTGGGCCTGGCACGAGACACAGGAGTTCACGCGCAACCACCAGGCCCGATACCGCGACACGCTCATACCAGCAGCTTGA
- a CDS encoding LuxR C-terminal-related transcriptional regulator, translating into MLTHHQIAAATRIGMLTRERDTASACAEALHELGRALPLDGATLLEIDPITGTHVQIAGLGYDAAVSEALAAEFVSTPWYANVLRSEIPPSICEDVEDPGERYRDGWFYAERIRPAGVRDAVTGALRHHGRLVGLITLSTATPNAYDTATRHLLASLLPALGVLADPAAHAGDLHDLPAEGGASLVVADETVELPGREPAAVLRDTEFRLLARAFADSHGARLRLLWPVGHDWYRVTLRRHTLGTAVVRRAVLVHEAPAPLPYGLSPRELEVLTRAATGQTNQAIAQALFLSPRTVHTHVEHLLRKTGAASRAEATALAVRDGLLRPTAADVERFVERTPDG; encoded by the coding sequence ATGCTCACCCACCACCAGATCGCTGCCGCCACCCGTATCGGCATGCTCACCCGCGAGCGCGACACCGCCTCCGCCTGCGCCGAGGCCCTCCACGAACTCGGCCGCGCCCTGCCCCTCGACGGTGCCACCCTCCTGGAGATCGACCCGATCACCGGCACCCATGTGCAGATCGCGGGCCTCGGCTACGACGCCGCCGTCTCCGAGGCGCTGGCCGCCGAGTTCGTCTCGACCCCCTGGTACGCCAACGTCCTGCGCAGCGAGATCCCGCCCTCCATCTGCGAGGACGTCGAAGACCCGGGGGAGCGCTACCGCGACGGCTGGTTCTACGCCGAGCGGATACGTCCGGCGGGTGTACGCGACGCGGTGACGGGAGCCCTGCGCCACCACGGCCGCCTCGTCGGCCTGATCACCCTCTCCACCGCGACCCCGAACGCCTACGACACCGCCACCCGCCATCTCCTCGCCTCTCTCCTGCCGGCCCTGGGCGTCCTCGCCGACCCCGCCGCACACGCGGGCGACCTCCACGACCTCCCGGCGGAGGGCGGAGCGAGCCTGGTCGTCGCCGACGAGACCGTCGAACTCCCCGGCCGGGAGCCCGCCGCGGTCCTTCGGGACACCGAGTTCCGCCTCCTGGCGCGCGCCTTCGCCGACTCCCACGGCGCACGGCTGCGTCTCCTCTGGCCCGTCGGGCACGACTGGTACCGCGTCACCCTCCGTCGCCACACCCTCGGCACGGCCGTCGTACGCCGCGCGGTCCTCGTGCACGAGGCACCCGCCCCGCTGCCGTACGGACTCAGCCCGCGCGAACTGGAGGTGCTCACCCGGGCGGCCACCGGCCAGACCAACCAGGCCATCGCCCAGGCGCTGTTCCTGTCCCCGCGCACGGTGCACACCCACGTTGAGCACCTGCTGCGCAAGACCGGCGCCGCCTCCCGGGCCGAGGCCACGGCCCTCGCCGTACGCGACGGACTGCTCCGGCCGACCGCAGCGGACGTCGAGCGCTTCGTCGAGAGAACGCCCGACGGCTGA
- a CDS encoding FHA domain-containing protein, producing the protein MYSIIVVPPEYGGPGEQIRLAPGEQLDFGRSTGAPGPHLTIAHEGVSRAAGRISAHDTFWILSNLSRSQTYVVENPEGAGEHIKVAPGRLNAPVPFEFARVVLPAGGELLSFEVWAPRHDYLDTRATDQESPGGASTAPAFALDRSKRYFAVLTALCEPRLRGAPHAQLPTVEQLAERLRPIWPTTNRAAVQWNIDYLAVKLRLKPAPDTAESGPRFNGKKESLVSLALRFDLVREDDLVLLTRPREAVR; encoded by the coding sequence ATGTACAGCATCATCGTGGTGCCGCCCGAGTACGGCGGGCCCGGGGAACAGATCCGCCTCGCGCCCGGGGAGCAGCTCGACTTCGGCCGGAGCACGGGGGCGCCAGGCCCTCACCTCACCATCGCGCACGAAGGGGTGTCCCGGGCCGCCGGCCGGATATCCGCACACGACACCTTCTGGATACTGAGCAACCTCAGCCGCTCCCAGACCTATGTCGTGGAGAACCCGGAGGGTGCGGGCGAGCACATCAAGGTCGCACCGGGCCGCCTCAACGCCCCGGTACCCTTCGAGTTCGCCCGGGTCGTACTGCCCGCCGGCGGCGAGCTGCTCAGCTTCGAAGTGTGGGCGCCACGCCACGACTACCTCGACACCCGGGCGACGGACCAGGAGTCCCCCGGCGGCGCCAGCACCGCCCCGGCGTTCGCCCTGGACCGCTCCAAGCGCTACTTCGCGGTGCTGACCGCGCTGTGCGAGCCCCGTCTGCGCGGTGCGCCGCACGCGCAGCTGCCCACCGTCGAGCAGCTGGCCGAGCGGCTGCGACCGATCTGGCCCACCACCAACCGCGCCGCCGTGCAGTGGAACATCGACTACCTGGCGGTGAAGCTGCGCCTCAAGCCCGCCCCGGACACGGCGGAGTCCGGTCCCCGGTTCAACGGCAAGAAGGAGTCGCTCGTCTCGCTCGCGCTCCGCTTCGACCTTGTCCGGGAGGACGATCTCGTCCTGCTCACCCGCCCCCGCGAGGCGGTGCGGTGA
- a CDS encoding sugar ABC transporter substrate-binding protein: protein MTRRHLSVAPASRRQFLAWSAGALATTGLATAGCSAPESGSGAAQAGASPSATELTRIGLDYPFTQLPLYATLVKLSTAAAKKHDAKLLTTSDGSNADTQASNLRTWVAQKMPAIVSFPMVFEAAESIAGAALDAGLIWVTYGGTLENQSADIQFSFRESGKLLGEAAAKWANDELGGKGKVAFLVDNTIELGRERTKGMVDAFTELAPGVDVVAQEQAIDPDTGLSKSNAILAKHPDLNIVLGITDAAAYGGFKALQQAGRKKGDRKTFVGGQDGATPSLLAIKQGTFYRASSALAPQDIADAIVGVPLAVAAGKADPSAQVPVKLVQRGDTAEIDTLLAQNG from the coding sequence ATGACCAGACGCCACCTTTCCGTCGCCCCGGCCTCGCGCAGGCAGTTCCTCGCCTGGTCCGCCGGAGCCCTCGCCACGACCGGACTGGCCACCGCGGGCTGTAGCGCCCCGGAGAGCGGCTCCGGCGCGGCGCAGGCCGGCGCCTCCCCCTCCGCGACCGAACTCACCAGGATCGGCCTGGACTATCCCTTCACCCAGCTCCCGCTCTACGCCACGCTGGTGAAGCTCTCCACGGCCGCCGCGAAGAAGCACGACGCCAAGCTGCTGACGACGAGCGACGGAAGCAACGCCGACACCCAGGCCAGCAATCTCCGTACCTGGGTCGCGCAGAAGATGCCCGCCATCGTGTCGTTCCCGATGGTCTTCGAGGCCGCAGAGTCGATCGCCGGGGCGGCGCTGGACGCCGGCCTGATCTGGGTGACGTACGGCGGGACGCTGGAGAACCAGAGCGCCGACATCCAGTTCAGCTTCCGTGAGAGCGGCAAACTCCTCGGCGAGGCGGCGGCGAAGTGGGCCAACGACGAGCTGGGCGGGAAGGGAAAGGTGGCGTTCCTGGTAGACAACACCATCGAGCTGGGCCGGGAGCGCACGAAGGGCATGGTCGACGCGTTCACCGAGCTCGCGCCAGGCGTCGACGTGGTGGCGCAGGAGCAGGCCATCGACCCCGACACGGGGCTGTCGAAGTCCAACGCGATCCTCGCCAAGCACCCCGATCTCAACATCGTGCTCGGGATCACGGACGCGGCGGCGTACGGCGGGTTCAAGGCGCTGCAGCAGGCCGGACGGAAGAAGGGCGACCGCAAGACGTTCGTCGGCGGCCAGGACGGCGCGACCCCCTCCCTGCTCGCCATCAAGCAGGGCACGTTCTACCGCGCGTCCTCCGCGCTCGCCCCGCAGGACATCGCCGACGCGATCGTCGGTGTGCCGCTCGCGGTCGCCGCCGGGAAGGCCGACCCGAGCGCCCAGGTACCGGTCAAGCTGGTCCAGCGCGGTGACACGGCGGAGATCGACACGCTGCTCGCCCAGAACGGCTAG
- a CDS encoding IS3 family transposase: MDTAFTGVEVQVGITAAFRLTGRSRATHYRGLKPPAPRRPRSQAQVQPSALTGEERAAVLELMNSAEYAELPPAQIWARELDAGRYHCSISTMYRILREKGQAGERRRQATHPAKTVPELVATAPSQVFTWDITKVAGPARGIWYHAYVVIDIFSRYIVGHTVERAESAERAEELIRETIELGGIVPEAVHADRGTSMTSKKVSQLLIDLGVTRSHSRPKVSNDNPYSEAQFKTTKYMSDYPERFDSLAHAREWFEAFTSYYNHEHRHSGIGWHTPASVHFGTAEEVRDQRAVTLAAAYTRHPARFGRRPTPPEIPQKAWTNDPAKRREPAPQSS; this comes from the coding sequence GTGGACACCGCGTTCACCGGCGTCGAAGTCCAGGTGGGCATCACGGCCGCGTTCCGGCTGACCGGCCGGTCCAGGGCCACCCACTACCGCGGGCTGAAGCCCCCGGCGCCCCGCAGACCCCGCTCCCAGGCCCAGGTGCAGCCCTCGGCTCTGACCGGTGAAGAACGCGCAGCGGTACTGGAGTTGATGAACAGCGCCGAGTACGCGGAGCTGCCGCCCGCGCAGATCTGGGCCCGTGAGCTGGACGCGGGCCGCTATCACTGCTCCATCTCCACGATGTACCGGATCCTGCGCGAGAAGGGCCAGGCCGGCGAGCGCCGCCGTCAGGCCACCCACCCGGCCAAGACCGTGCCCGAGCTGGTCGCCACCGCCCCCTCGCAGGTCTTCACCTGGGACATCACCAAGGTGGCCGGACCGGCCAGGGGCATCTGGTACCACGCCTACGTCGTCATCGACATCTTCAGCCGCTACATCGTCGGTCACACCGTGGAGCGCGCCGAATCAGCCGAGCGGGCCGAGGAGTTGATCCGCGAGACCATCGAACTGGGCGGCATCGTGCCCGAGGCGGTCCACGCCGACCGGGGCACCTCCATGACGTCCAAGAAGGTCTCGCAGCTGCTGATCGACCTCGGTGTCACCCGAAGCCACTCGCGGCCGAAGGTCTCCAACGACAACCCCTACAGCGAGGCCCAGTTCAAGACCACCAAGTACATGTCCGACTACCCCGAACGGTTCGACTCCCTGGCGCACGCACGCGAATGGTTCGAGGCGTTCACGTCGTACTACAACCATGAGCACCGGCACTCGGGCATCGGCTGGCACACGCCGGCCAGCGTCCACTTCGGCACCGCCGAGGAGGTCCGCGACCAAAGAGCCGTCACCCTGGCCGCGGCCTACACCCGCCACCCCGCACGCTTCGGCCGCCGCCCCACCCCACCCGAGATACCTCAGAAGGCGTGGACCAACGATCCCGCCAAGCGCAGGGAACCCGCACCACAGAGCTCATAG
- a CDS encoding ISL3 family transposase: protein MRATTGACRCGQRSSRVHGRYVRRLRDVAVGGLGVVIELCVRRFRCENPDCTAVTFAEQIAGLTTPHSRYSPLLRGVLTRVGLALAGRAGVRLAAAAGITVGKDTLLRLVRALPDPEIGQVEVLGVDDFAFRKGRHYGTVLIDMATHRPLHLYDGREGEDLAAWLRGHPEVKVICRDRSGGYAEGARAGAPQAEQVADRYHLWANLGQAVEKSVNAHRSRLTEPVPATDGNSDALEAEPEKVQPSTELKIVTRLREQHAAAHELWEKGMSKAAIGRKLGLHQATVRKLVNARSADEVVAKSLQRAHIVDPYVGHLHRRWNEGVRNAAQLYREIQQLGYPGGELAVQRHLRRYRTGRGHAPVPGPKPPSVREVTSWIMTHPEHLRDEDADKLHRLRKRDPELDRLTLHVRKFAAMMTGRHGDRLEDWITNAEQDTLTPLAGFARNLRRDFDAVRNGLSLPHSSGTVEGNINRLKMLKRQMFGRASLDLLRKRVLLAR from the coding sequence GTGCGGGCCACGACTGGGGCCTGCCGGTGCGGCCAGAGGTCGTCTCGGGTGCACGGTCGGTACGTACGGAGGTTGCGCGATGTCGCCGTTGGCGGGCTCGGCGTGGTGATCGAGTTGTGCGTGCGCCGATTCCGCTGCGAGAACCCTGACTGCACAGCGGTGACGTTCGCCGAACAGATCGCGGGGCTGACCACCCCGCACAGTCGCTATAGCCCGCTGCTGCGTGGGGTGTTAACGCGGGTCGGGCTGGCGCTGGCCGGCAGGGCAGGAGTCCGACTCGCGGCCGCGGCCGGTATCACCGTGGGCAAGGACACGCTGCTGCGGCTGGTCAGAGCCCTGCCCGACCCGGAGATCGGCCAGGTGGAGGTACTCGGTGTCGACGACTTCGCCTTCCGTAAAGGCCGCCACTACGGCACTGTGCTCATCGACATGGCCACCCACCGTCCACTGCACCTCTACGACGGACGTGAGGGAGAGGACCTGGCTGCCTGGCTCCGCGGTCACCCTGAGGTGAAGGTCATCTGCCGTGACCGTTCCGGCGGATACGCGGAAGGTGCACGGGCCGGGGCACCGCAGGCCGAGCAGGTCGCTGATCGCTATCACCTGTGGGCCAACCTCGGACAGGCGGTCGAGAAGTCGGTGAACGCCCATCGTTCCCGCCTGACCGAACCAGTTCCCGCAACTGACGGTAACTCCGATGCCCTGGAGGCGGAGCCCGAGAAGGTCCAGCCATCGACGGAGCTGAAGATCGTGACTCGATTGCGTGAGCAGCATGCCGCCGCCCACGAACTGTGGGAGAAGGGCATGTCCAAGGCGGCGATCGGCCGGAAACTCGGGCTGCACCAAGCCACCGTCCGCAAGCTGGTCAACGCCCGCTCCGCGGACGAAGTCGTCGCCAAGAGCCTGCAACGGGCGCATATCGTCGATCCGTACGTCGGCCACCTGCACCGGCGCTGGAACGAAGGTGTCAGAAACGCCGCCCAGCTCTACCGCGAGATCCAACAACTGGGCTATCCAGGTGGCGAGTTGGCCGTCCAGCGTCATCTGCGGCGCTACCGAACCGGGCGCGGACATGCACCCGTCCCCGGCCCCAAGCCGCCATCGGTCCGCGAGGTCACCTCCTGGATCATGACCCACCCCGAGCACCTGCGGGACGAGGACGCCGACAAGCTCCACCGCCTACGCAAACGGGATCCCGAGCTCGACCGGCTCACCCTCCACGTCAGGAAGTTCGCCGCGATGATGACCGGACGCCACGGCGACCGCCTCGAAGACTGGATCACCAACGCTGAGCAAGACACGCTGACCCCGCTCGCGGGCTTCGCCCGCAACCTCCGCCGCGACTTCGACGCCGTCCGCAACGGACTGTCCCTGCCACACAGTTCCGGCACCGTCGAAGGCAACATCAACCGGCTGAAGATGCTGAAACGCCAGATGTTCGGCAGGGCCAGCCTCGATCTCCTACGCAAACGCGTCCTACTCGCACGGTGA
- a CDS encoding peptidase inhibitor family I36 protein: MTTAPLGSVCFFSEQNGNGDICSWKGDDTDWLAGKETCAWTRDRPVKSVFVNVPDDGRAPGGVEYFRGRDFTPTGIDRTRHSRRTGCTAVRQQGNLAGTYAPLSHCWIDHC; this comes from the coding sequence ATCACCACTGCCCCGCTGGGCTCCGTCTGCTTCTTCAGCGAACAGAACGGCAACGGCGACATCTGCAGTTGGAAAGGGGACGACACGGACTGGCTCGCGGGGAAGGAGACCTGCGCCTGGACCCGGGACCGCCCGGTGAAGTCGGTCTTCGTCAACGTCCCCGACGACGGCCGGGCGCCGGGCGGCGTGGAGTACTTCCGGGGCCGCGACTTCACCCCCACGGGCATCGACCGCACCCGGCACAGCCGGCGGACCGGCTGCACCGCGGTCCGCCAACAGGGCAACCTGGCGGGCACGTACGCCCCGCTGTCCCACTGTTGGATCGATCACTGCTGA
- a CDS encoding ATP-binding cassette domain-containing protein, whose protein sequence is MSDTTRTPEATGAAGATTPVNPPNLRITSLSKSFGGVRALDEVDLTVPAGQVHALLGHNGAGKSTLIKCLGGAYPPDAGTIEVGGVPYTRLSPRESIAAGVAIIFQTLSVVDSLTVAENIFLGQEWTRYGRIDRRAQEKVAAELLDRVAASCSPRDRVGELPMGQKQLVEIAKALSRSASVLVLDEPTAALSGTESEALAARVEDLRAQGLAIVYVTHLLAEVERLADAVTVLRDGRVAHHAAAGGHNRRELVEAITGGRGAAPTGSAGSGPAAARGSAGGTAPATGAGGASDAARGGADTVAGAAGGADHDAPGHEGHGTAGFPDRESPPSPGAADRPRETATAPDGAVALSPPGTPLTARLTVHGLHGPGFGPVDLTVGEGEIVGLYGLIGSGRTRVLETLFGRRRASGGTVRVGQRVVSPARPADALAAGVALVPADRRTQGLFAGLSAQDNVLLPSVRTLARRGVRALGAERRVFGSLAGAVGLRPARPGLPAAAFSGGNQQKLLLGRWINEARAVDVLLLDEPTQGVDVGARQEIYDVVGTLADQRGTAVLFASSDPEEAAVLAHRCLIVDRGRIVAELSGADLTEESLLAAVHDAGPTAGPTPSHEGAA, encoded by the coding sequence ATGAGCGACACCACGCGGACGCCGGAAGCAACCGGCGCGGCCGGGGCCACCACGCCGGTGAACCCGCCGAATCTGCGCATCACCTCGCTGAGCAAGTCCTTCGGCGGTGTCCGCGCCCTGGACGAGGTGGACCTCACCGTGCCGGCGGGGCAGGTCCACGCCCTCCTCGGGCACAACGGGGCCGGCAAGTCCACACTCATCAAGTGCCTCGGCGGCGCGTACCCGCCGGACGCCGGGACGATCGAGGTGGGCGGTGTGCCGTACACCCGGCTCAGCCCGCGCGAGTCCATCGCGGCCGGGGTGGCGATCATCTTCCAGACGCTGAGCGTCGTGGACTCCCTGACCGTGGCGGAGAACATCTTCCTCGGCCAGGAGTGGACCCGGTACGGCCGGATCGACCGCCGGGCCCAGGAGAAGGTGGCCGCCGAACTCCTCGACCGCGTCGCCGCGAGTTGCTCCCCCCGCGACCGGGTGGGTGAACTGCCCATGGGACAGAAGCAGTTGGTCGAGATCGCCAAGGCCCTCAGCCGCAGCGCCTCGGTCCTGGTCCTGGACGAGCCCACGGCGGCGTTGTCGGGCACCGAGAGCGAGGCCCTGGCCGCCCGTGTGGAGGACCTCCGCGCCCAGGGCCTCGCCATCGTCTACGTCACCCATCTCCTGGCCGAGGTCGAACGCCTGGCGGACGCGGTGACCGTCCTACGGGACGGCCGGGTCGCCCATCACGCGGCGGCGGGAGGCCACAACCGCCGGGAACTGGTGGAGGCGATCACGGGTGGCCGGGGAGCCGCGCCGACGGGTTCCGCGGGGAGTGGGCCGGCCGCGGCGCGCGGCTCGGCGGGCGGGACGGCGCCCGCCACCGGTGCCGGTGGCGCGTCGGACGCCGCCCGCGGCGGGGCGGACACGGTCGCCGGGGCCGCGGGCGGCGCCGATCACGACGCGCCCGGCCACGAGGGACACGGCACCGCCGGGTTCCCCGACCGCGAGAGCCCCCCTTCCCCGGGAGCGGCCGACCGCCCCCGGGAAACCGCCACCGCACCCGACGGAGCCGTGGCCCTCTCCCCGCCCGGCACACCCCTCACCGCGCGCCTCACCGTCCACGGCCTGCACGGCCCCGGCTTCGGACCGGTCGACCTGACCGTCGGCGAGGGCGAGATCGTGGGGCTGTACGGGCTCATCGGGTCCGGGCGTACGCGGGTGCTGGAGACCTTGTTCGGCAGGCGCCGTGCGTCCGGTGGCACGGTCCGGGTCGGGCAGCGTGTCGTCTCGCCGGCCCGGCCCGCCGACGCGCTGGCGGCAGGGGTCGCGCTCGTGCCGGCGGACCGGCGGACGCAGGGGCTGTTCGCGGGGCTGAGCGCGCAGGACAACGTGCTGCTGCCGTCGGTGCGGACGCTTGCCCGGCGCGGGGTGCGGGCGCTCGGCGCGGAGCGGAGGGTGTTCGGCTCGCTCGCCGGGGCGGTCGGGCTGCGGCCCGCGCGACCGGGGCTCCCGGCGGCGGCCTTCTCCGGCGGCAACCAGCAGAAGCTGCTGCTCGGCCGGTGGATCAACGAGGCCCGTGCGGTCGACGTCCTCCTGCTGGACGAGCCGACCCAGGGCGTCGACGTCGGCGCCCGCCAGGAGATCTACGACGTCGTCGGCACGCTCGCCGACCAGCGCGGCACGGCCGTCCTGTTCGCCTCCAGCGACCCGGAGGAGGCGGCCGTCCTCGCCCACCGCTGTCTGATCGTCGACCGGGGCCGGATCGTCGCCGAACTCTCCGGCGCCGACCTCACGGAAGAGTCCCTGCTCGCGGCAGTGCACGACGCGGGGCCGACGGCCGGACCCACCCCATCCCACGAAGGAGCAGCATGA